The proteins below are encoded in one region of Mycobacterium shinjukuense:
- a CDS encoding alpha/beta hydrolase family protein, producing the protein MAMSGSDGGHRPGVLHRSPAGIAGLSSVARPFVRAGRSWRDYRDRGPDALPIARPTLALAAHAFRDEIVLMGLKARRPISNPAVFERISDEVVAGLKFYRTRGWLQKPREFFADPPPLSDVTVRKVKGRRSSFYRIVFDSGYAPHPGEPGRQRWLGYTANDREYALLLRHPKPRPWLVCVHGAEMGRASLDLAVFRAWKLHDDLGLNIAMPVLPMHGPRARGLPKGAVFPGEDVFDDVHATAQAVWDIRRLLSWIRLQEPESPIGLNGISLGGYIVSLVASLEEGLSCAILGVPVADLVELLGRHSGLRRNDPRRHTVTIAEPIGRMVSPLSLTPLVPMPGRFIYAGVADRLVHPREQVTRLWEHWGRPEIVWYPGGHTGFFHSRPVRQFVCDALRQSGLLDAPATQHDRPA; encoded by the coding sequence ATGGCAATGTCGGGCAGCGATGGCGGGCACCGGCCGGGAGTTCTTCATCGGAGCCCGGCGGGTATCGCCGGCTTGAGCAGCGTGGCCAGACCCTTCGTGCGCGCCGGCCGATCATGGCGTGACTATCGCGATCGAGGGCCAGATGCGCTGCCGATCGCACGACCCACCCTTGCCCTGGCGGCGCACGCGTTTCGGGACGAAATTGTCCTGATGGGCTTGAAGGCGCGCCGCCCGATCAGCAATCCCGCGGTGTTCGAGCGAATCAGCGACGAAGTGGTCGCCGGCTTGAAGTTCTACCGGACTCGAGGATGGCTGCAGAAGCCGCGGGAATTCTTTGCCGATCCGCCGCCACTCTCAGATGTCACGGTCCGAAAGGTCAAGGGACGCAGAAGCTCCTTTTATCGCATCGTCTTCGACAGCGGGTACGCTCCGCATCCGGGTGAGCCGGGTAGGCAACGGTGGCTGGGATACACCGCGAACGATCGTGAGTACGCACTGTTGTTGCGTCACCCGAAACCGCGTCCCTGGCTGGTGTGTGTGCATGGCGCCGAAATGGGCCGGGCTTCACTGGATCTCGCTGTGTTCCGCGCCTGGAAACTGCATGACGACCTCGGTCTGAACATCGCCATGCCCGTCCTTCCGATGCACGGGCCCCGTGCGCGGGGCCTGCCGAAAGGGGCGGTTTTTCCGGGAGAAGATGTCTTCGACGACGTGCACGCGACCGCTCAGGCGGTGTGGGATATCCGTCGGTTGTTGTCCTGGATTCGGCTGCAGGAGCCCGAATCGCCGATCGGGCTAAACGGCATCTCGCTCGGCGGGTACATCGTGTCGCTGGTCGCCAGCCTCGAAGAGGGTCTCAGCTGCGCGATCCTGGGTGTCCCCGTGGCCGACCTAGTCGAGCTGCTAGGCCGCCACTCTGGACTTCGTCGCAACGATCCCCGCCGCCACACGGTGACGATCGCCGAACCGATCGGCCGAATGGTGTCGCCGCTCTCACTTACCCCGCTGGTACCCATGCCTGGCCGTTTCATCTACGCCGGTGTCGCTGACCGGCTCGTGCATCCACGCGAGCAGGTGACCCGCCTCTGGGAGCATTGGGGCAGACCCGAAATCGTGTGGTACCCAGGTGGTCATACGGGGTTCTTCCACTCGCGGCCGGTGCGGCAGTTCGTTTGCGATGCGCTGCGGCAGTCAGGGCTCCTGGACGCGCCAGCGACCCAGCACGACCGCCCTGCCTAG
- a CDS encoding phosphopantetheine-binding protein, with translation MADRMAEVLGAEVVEPESVDLETLRDYDLVGFGSGMYFTSVDARSRRLLRRLPVVDGVPAFTFFTSDAPQIPLAGYTMPIRKLLASKGFRVLGSFSCRRWDTVGPFGLVGGINKGRPDEHDLHRAAAFVGRLCARVVLSQTASGPMATDERTVLAMVRGLVAEVSPRARPFAVRLDTTFEDLGIGSLEVAELLLRVQDKVGVALPPGCGRFTSARL, from the coding sequence GTGGCCGATCGGATGGCTGAGGTCCTCGGCGCCGAGGTCGTCGAACCCGAGTCGGTTGACCTCGAAACGCTCCGCGACTATGACCTAGTCGGCTTTGGGTCCGGCATGTATTTCACGTCCGTGGACGCCAGGTCGCGCAGGTTGCTGCGCCGGCTGCCAGTAGTCGACGGGGTGCCGGCGTTCACGTTCTTCACCAGCGATGCCCCGCAGATCCCGCTGGCGGGCTATACTATGCCGATCCGGAAACTACTTGCCTCCAAGGGTTTTCGTGTGCTCGGATCGTTTTCGTGCCGCCGGTGGGACACGGTTGGGCCGTTCGGGCTGGTCGGCGGCATCAACAAGGGACGGCCGGACGAGCACGACCTGCATCGGGCCGCCGCATTCGTCGGGCGGCTGTGCGCCCGGGTTGTGCTCTCCCAGACCGCGTCCGGACCGATGGCAACCGACGAGCGCACCGTCCTTGCAATGGTGCGGGGCCTCGTCGCCGAGGTCAGCCCGCGTGCCAGGCCGTTTGCGGTGAGGCTGGACACTACGTTTGAGGACCTGGGGATCGGCAGCCTTGAGGTGGCGGAGCTGCTGCTGCGCGTCCAGGACAAAGTCGGGGTGGCGCTACCCCCGGGTTGCGGCCGTTTCACATCGGCGCGTTTGTGA
- a CDS encoding helix-turn-helix transcriptional regulator, which translates to MNATLVEEPADRRRAVLRLLRASGAPLTVVAIADQLGIHPNTVRFHLDSLVRAGQVERVRPARRGPGRPPLMFGAVRQMDRGGPRHYRLLAEILSNGLAAEPNPSARALAAGRAWGKRLDPRPAGFASAEKSIDHLVGVLDELGFAPERRQADGEQQVGLRHCPFLELAESRASVVCSIHLGIMQGALESWSAPVTVDRLEAFVEPDLCLAHLTAKGAAT; encoded by the coding sequence GTGAACGCCACGTTGGTCGAGGAGCCGGCCGATCGCCGGCGCGCGGTGCTGCGGTTATTGCGGGCGTCCGGCGCCCCGCTAACCGTTGTCGCGATCGCCGACCAGCTGGGCATACATCCCAACACCGTGCGCTTCCACCTGGACAGCCTGGTCCGCGCCGGCCAGGTGGAGCGCGTCCGGCCCGCCCGGCGCGGCCCGGGGCGCCCGCCGCTGATGTTCGGCGCCGTCCGGCAGATGGATCGCGGCGGACCGCGGCACTACCGGCTGCTGGCCGAGATCCTCAGCAATGGCCTTGCCGCCGAACCGAATCCAAGCGCCCGCGCGCTAGCCGCGGGCCGCGCGTGGGGTAAGCGGCTGGACCCGAGACCGGCTGGTTTCGCGAGCGCCGAGAAGTCGATCGACCACCTGGTCGGGGTGCTGGACGAGCTGGGCTTCGCCCCCGAACGCCGGCAAGCCGACGGCGAGCAGCAGGTGGGCCTGCGGCACTGCCCGTTTCTGGAACTGGCCGAATCCCGAGCCAGCGTGGTCTGCTCGATCCACCTGGGGATCATGCAGGGCGCCCTGGAAAGCTGGTCGGCGCCAGTCACCGTCGACCGGCTGGAAGCATTCGTCGAACCGGACCTGTGTCTGGCCCACCTCACCGCGAAAGGAGCCGCCACGTGA
- a CDS encoding helix-turn-helix transcriptional regulator — protein MDLERAAAGIGALADPVRYRLYQFVCSQPGPVSRDQAADAVGVPHHQAKFHLDRLTAEGLLDSDYARLTGRSGPGAGRTAKLYRRAGRDIAVSLPPREYELAGRLMATAIARSAATGEPADEVLNRVAHDYGQTISATAANRPPADAATALQLTLGLLRRYGYEPRQTDGEVQLANCPFHALAQEQTELACTMNHALVTGVAAALAPYGPEARLDPGPGRCCVVLRRRAATTRTGD, from the coding sequence ATGGACCTGGAGCGCGCCGCCGCCGGGATCGGAGCGCTGGCCGACCCGGTGCGTTACCGGCTCTATCAGTTCGTGTGTTCGCAACCCGGACCGGTGAGTCGTGATCAGGCGGCCGACGCCGTCGGCGTGCCGCACCACCAGGCGAAATTCCACCTGGACCGGCTCACCGCCGAGGGCTTGCTCGACAGCGACTACGCGCGCCTGACCGGCCGGTCGGGCCCCGGCGCCGGGCGCACCGCCAAACTGTATCGCCGGGCCGGCCGCGACATCGCGGTCAGCCTTCCGCCGCGGGAGTACGAACTGGCCGGACGGCTCATGGCCACGGCCATCGCGCGGTCGGCCGCCACCGGGGAGCCCGCGGATGAGGTGCTCAACCGGGTCGCCCACGACTACGGCCAGACGATCAGCGCCACCGCCGCCAACCGGCCACCCGCCGATGCCGCGACGGCGCTACAGCTGACGCTCGGCCTGCTGCGCAGGTACGGGTATGAACCCCGCCAAACCGACGGCGAAGTTCAGCTGGCCAACTGCCCGTTCCACGCCCTGGCCCAGGAACAGACCGAGCTGGCCTGCACCATGAACCACGCATTGGTCACCGGCGTGGCCGCTGCGCTGGCGCCGTACGGCCCAGAAGCCCGGCTCGACCCCGGACCGGGCCGGTGTTGTGTCGTTCTCCGGCGCCGTGCGGCGACCACCCGCACGGGGGACTGA
- a CDS encoding CBS domain-containing protein: MTTARDVMNAGVTCVGEHETLTAAAQHMREHDIGALPICGDDDRLHGMLTDRDIVIKGIAAGLDPNTTTVAELVHDHIYYVDVNASIPEMLNVMEEHQVRRLPVIEEHRLVGIVTEADIARHLPEHSIAQFVKAICSPIAIAS; the protein is encoded by the coding sequence ATGACCACCGCACGTGACGTCATGAACGCCGGTGTGACCTGTGTCGGCGAACACGAGACGCTAACCGCAGCGGCCCAGCACATGCGTGAGCACGACATCGGCGCCTTGCCGATCTGCGGCGACGACGACCGCCTGCACGGAATGTTGACCGATCGCGACATCGTGATCAAAGGCATTGCGGCGGGCCTGGATCCGAACACCACCACAGTCGCGGAGCTGGTCCACGATCACATCTACTACGTCGACGTGAATGCAAGCATCCCGGAGATGCTCAACGTCATGGAAGAGCACCAGGTCCGCCGGCTGCCGGTGATCGAAGAGCACCGCTTGGTTGGCATCGTCACCGAGGCCGACATCGCCCGGCATCTGCCCGAGCACTCCATCGCGCAGTTTGTCAAGGCGATCTGCTCGCCGATCGCCATCGCCAGCTAG
- a CDS encoding cupin domain-containing protein has product MESVSLTSLASEKLAEAHESHSGRAAHTIHGGHTHELRQTVLALLAGRDLSEHESPGEATLQVLQGRVRLTTGDDAWEGKAGDYVAIPRERHALHAIEDSVIMLTVLKSLPTAT; this is encoded by the coding sequence ATGGAATCCGTCTCGCTCACCAGCCTGGCCTCCGAGAAGTTGGCCGAGGCACACGAGTCGCACAGCGGCCGGGCCGCGCACACCATCCATGGCGGGCACACCCACGAACTTCGCCAGACGGTGCTGGCCCTGCTCGCCGGGCGCGACCTGTCCGAACACGAAAGTCCGGGGGAGGCGACCTTGCAGGTTTTGCAGGGCCGCGTGCGTCTCACCACCGGCGACGACGCCTGGGAGGGCAAGGCCGGCGACTACGTCGCGATCCCGCGGGAGCGGCATGCCCTCCACGCGATCGAGGATTCGGTGATCATGCTGACCGTCTTGAAATCCCTGCCCACGGCCACCTAG
- a CDS encoding DUF1990 family protein, with protein sequence MDLEALAELPLTYPEVGATAAGQLPPGYGHLSVTTQIGTGQQRFDEAGDAVMHWGMQRGAGLRVQASSDIAVVSAVVVVRLMGFLRAPCRVVYVIDEPDLRGFAYGTLPGHPQSGEERFAVRRDPSTSAVYAEVSSFSRPATWWSKGGGPVVSVVQRVIAKRYLRGV encoded by the coding sequence GTGGACCTCGAGGCGCTTGCCGAGCTGCCCTTGACCTACCCCGAGGTGGGCGCGACCGCAGCCGGCCAGCTGCCCCCGGGATATGGCCACCTCAGCGTGACGACCCAAATCGGTACCGGCCAGCAGCGATTCGATGAGGCCGGCGACGCGGTCATGCATTGGGGTATGCAGCGCGGAGCCGGCCTGCGGGTGCAGGCCAGCTCCGATATCGCCGTGGTCTCCGCGGTGGTGGTGGTCAGGCTGATGGGCTTCCTGCGCGCGCCCTGCCGCGTGGTGTATGTCATCGACGAACCGGATCTGCGCGGGTTCGCCTACGGCACACTGCCCGGGCACCCGCAGTCTGGCGAGGAACGGTTCGCCGTGCGCCGCGACCCGAGCACCTCGGCGGTGTATGCGGAAGTGTCGTCGTTCTCCCGGCCCGCGACCTGGTGGAGCAAGGGTGGTGGGCCAGTCGTGTCGGTGGTGCAGCGCGTCATCGCCAAGCGCTACCTGCGTGGAGTGTGA
- a CDS encoding site-2 protease family protein, whose amino-acid sequence MGDEIPLGRIAGFSVKVHWSVLVILWLFTWSLATSLPGAVKGYAPIAYWLAGAGGALVLLASLLAHELAHAVVARRSGVPVASVTLWLFGGVTRLGGEAKTPRAAFRIAFAGPATSLALSAVFGALAVAFAVARAPALVVSVAWWLAAVNAVLGVFNLLPGAPLDGGRLVRAYLWRRHGDIVRAGIGAARAGRAVALVLITLGLAEFVAGGLVGGVWLAFIGWFIFSAAREEETRISAQQLFAGVRVADAMTARPHTAPGSITVEDFIQRYLLGDRHSAYPVAERDGSVIGLVTLEQLRELAPSRRGTTSVRDIAVPLHDVPTATAQEPLNALLERMAPAGPGSRALVVDGGAVVGIVTARDIARLVDVYRLTRADSPH is encoded by the coding sequence GTGGGCGACGAAATCCCACTGGGACGCATCGCCGGGTTTTCGGTGAAGGTGCACTGGAGCGTCCTGGTCATCCTGTGGTTGTTCACCTGGAGCCTGGCGACGAGCTTGCCGGGCGCCGTCAAAGGCTATGCACCCATTGCCTATTGGCTGGCCGGTGCCGGGGGTGCGCTGGTGCTGTTGGCGTCGCTGTTGGCCCACGAGCTCGCGCACGCCGTGGTCGCTCGTCGCTCCGGAGTGCCGGTCGCAAGCGTGACGCTGTGGCTGTTCGGCGGGGTGACCAGGCTGGGCGGCGAAGCCAAGACACCCAGGGCCGCTTTCCGCATCGCGTTCGCGGGCCCGGCCACCAGCCTGGCCCTGTCGGCGGTGTTCGGTGCGCTGGCCGTTGCGTTCGCCGTCGCGCGGGCCCCTGCCCTGGTGGTCAGCGTCGCGTGGTGGTTGGCCGCCGTCAACGCGGTGCTGGGGGTGTTCAATCTGCTGCCGGGCGCGCCGCTGGACGGCGGCCGGCTCGTCCGGGCCTACCTGTGGCGCCGCCACGGCGATATCGTGCGCGCCGGGATCGGCGCGGCGCGTGCCGGCCGGGCGGTTGCGCTGGTGTTGATCACGTTGGGGTTGGCCGAATTCGTGGCCGGCGGCCTGGTCGGCGGCGTGTGGTTGGCCTTTATCGGCTGGTTCATCTTCTCCGCCGCCCGCGAGGAGGAGACCCGGATTTCGGCCCAGCAGCTGTTTGCCGGGGTGCGGGTGGCGGACGCGATGACCGCCCGGCCGCACACCGCTCCGGGATCGATCACCGTCGAGGACTTCATTCAGCGTTATCTGCTCGGTGACCGGCACTCGGCCTACCCGGTTGCCGAGCGGGACGGATCGGTCATCGGCCTGGTCACGCTGGAACAGCTGCGTGAGCTGGCACCCAGCCGGCGCGGCACGACCAGCGTGCGCGACATCGCCGTACCACTGCACGACGTGCCGACCGCGACCGCGCAGGAGCCGCTGAACGCGCTGCTCGAGCGGATGGCCCCGGCCGGTCCCGGCAGCCGCGCCCTCGTCGTGGATGGCGGCGCGGTGGTCGGCATTGTCACCGCCCGCGATATCGCGCGACTTGTTGATGTCTACCGGCTCACCCGGGCCGACTCTCCCCACTGA
- a CDS encoding class I SAM-dependent methyltransferase — MAASAGETGRPLPLSNRDDDHVQGHWLLARLGKRVLRPGGVELTRALVARAEVTDADVLELAPGLGRTATEILARRPRSYVGAERDPDAANLVRGVLQNHGASRGEVRVTDAADTGLPDASADVVIGEAMLTMQGDTAKHAIVAEAARVLRPQGRYAIHELALTPDDVPDDVSTEIRQSLARAIKVNARPLTVAEWSHLLAGHGLVVEHVATGPMALLQPRRVIADEGLFGALRFAKNLLTQPAARRRVLLMRRTFRKYRQRLAAVAIVASKPAV; from the coding sequence ATGGCCGCCAGTGCGGGCGAAACCGGGCGGCCCCTGCCGTTGTCGAATCGCGACGATGACCACGTGCAGGGGCACTGGCTGCTGGCCCGGCTGGGCAAACGGGTGCTCCGCCCCGGTGGTGTCGAGCTCACCCGCGCGTTGGTGGCCCGGGCCGAGGTGACCGACGCCGACGTGCTCGAGCTGGCCCCGGGCCTGGGCCGCACCGCCACCGAGATCCTTGCCCGACGGCCCCGGTCCTACGTGGGAGCCGAACGCGACCCGGACGCGGCCAACCTGGTTCGCGGCGTCCTGCAAAACCATGGGGCCAGCCGCGGCGAGGTCCGGGTCACCGACGCCGCCGACACCGGATTGCCCGACGCCAGCGCCGATGTCGTCATCGGAGAGGCCATGCTGACCATGCAGGGCGACACGGCCAAGCACGCCATAGTCGCCGAGGCGGCGCGGGTGCTGCGGCCCCAAGGCCGCTACGCGATCCATGAACTGGCACTGACGCCGGACGATGTCCCCGACGATGTCAGCACCGAGATCCGGCAGTCGCTCGCCCGGGCGATCAAGGTCAACGCGCGTCCGCTGACCGTTGCGGAATGGTCACACCTGCTGGCCGGCCATGGACTGGTGGTTGAGCACGTCGCGACCGGGCCGATGGCGTTGCTGCAGCCGCGGCGAGTGATCGCCGACGAAGGCCTCTTCGGTGCGCTGCGGTTCGCCAAGAACCTGCTCACGCAACCCGCCGCACGCCGACGAGTCCTGTTGATGCGACGCACATTTCGCAAATACCGCCAGCGTCTGGCCGCCGTCGCCATCGTCGCATCTAAGCCGGCGGTGTGA
- a CDS encoding universal stress protein produces the protein MKPVIVGIDGSPAALAAALWGTDEAVGKGVPLRLLSVIKTTHPSPQDYERDLRHAEASLRAAHAAVEATGKPVKIESDTPRGPAGAVLVEESRDAELICVGAPAIGRYARAILGSTATELAEKAHCPVAVIRPNEDQPPSGINWIVVRLTDAPDDDAILEYAAGEAVLRHAPILALGGGPEQLTETPDGEFERRVQRWRRRHPELHIYPITTNADIARFLADHDERVQLAVIGAGEAAQLTRFVGPSGHPVLRHAECSVLVVRG, from the coding sequence ATGAAACCGGTCATTGTCGGTATCGACGGTTCGCCAGCGGCGCTCGCGGCCGCGCTGTGGGGTACCGACGAGGCCGTCGGCAAAGGTGTGCCGCTGCGCCTGCTGTCGGTCATCAAGACCACCCATCCATCGCCGCAGGACTACGAACGTGACCTGCGGCATGCCGAGGCTTCGCTGCGGGCGGCGCACGCCGCCGTCGAGGCCACCGGGAAGCCGGTCAAGATCGAAAGCGACACGCCGCGCGGGCCGGCCGGCGCCGTTTTGGTCGAGGAGTCCCGCGATGCCGAGCTGATCTGCGTGGGCGCCCCTGCTATCGGACGCTACGCACGCGCCATCCTGGGTTCGACCGCGACCGAGCTCGCCGAAAAGGCGCATTGCCCGGTCGCGGTCATCCGCCCGAACGAGGATCAGCCGCCGTCGGGCATCAACTGGATCGTGGTGCGCCTGACGGATGCGCCCGACGACGATGCCATCCTGGAATACGCCGCCGGGGAGGCGGTCCTGCGGCACGCGCCCATACTCGCCCTGGGAGGCGGGCCGGAGCAGCTCACCGAGACCCCGGACGGGGAATTCGAGCGCCGCGTGCAGCGGTGGCGCCGCCGTCATCCCGAGCTGCATATCTACCCGATCACCACCAACGCGGACATTGCCCGCTTCCTGGCCGACCACGACGAGCGTGTGCAGCTCGCGGTGATCGGCGCCGGCGAGGCCGCTCAGCTGACACGGTTTGTCGGACCGTCCGGGCACCCGGTCCTGCGGCACGCCGAATGTTCGGTGCTCGTGGTGCGCGGCTGA
- a CDS encoding Rv2617c family stress response/phage resistance protein, which yields MSTRQATATPALVDRLQDPAYSAYLLLRTVFTIAPIAFGLDKFFNLLTHPHHWSRYLAGWINDVVPGTADHCMYLVGVIEIVAGILVAVAPRVGAWLVAAWLAAIIVDLVTVPGFYDVALRDFGLLAGAVALARLAQGVHDGSIGRR from the coding sequence ATGAGCACCAGGCAGGCCACCGCCACACCGGCCCTCGTCGACCGCCTGCAGGATCCCGCCTACTCGGCGTATCTGCTGCTGCGCACCGTGTTCACGATCGCGCCCATCGCGTTCGGGCTGGACAAGTTCTTCAATCTGCTGACCCACCCGCATCACTGGAGCCGGTATCTGGCGGGCTGGATCAACGACGTCGTTCCCGGGACGGCCGACCACTGCATGTACCTGGTCGGGGTGATCGAGATCGTCGCCGGCATCCTGGTTGCGGTGGCCCCGCGCGTCGGAGCCTGGCTGGTTGCGGCCTGGCTGGCCGCGATCATCGTCGACCTGGTCACCGTGCCGGGCTTCTATGATGTCGCGCTGCGTGACTTCGGTTTGCTGGCCGGCGCGGTCGCGCTTGCCCGGCTGGCGCAGGGTGTGCACGACGGGAGCATCGGGCGCCGCTAG
- a CDS encoding Rv2629 family ribosome hibernation factor: MRSERLRWLVDAGAPFASVYFDDSHDTFDAAERLEATWGDIRKHLRDHGASAELVGRLEDAVLHFRPAVGRRGRALIVTSQQVLVNEHLIAPPPATVIRLSDYPYVVPLIDLEMRRPTYVFAAVDHTGADVKLYQGDTISSTSIDGGGFPVHKPVTAGWHGYGDLQRTTEEAIRMNCRAIANHLTRLVDEADPEVVFVCGEVRSRTDVVSALPQRVADRVLQLHAGARTSGIDEDEIRDLTSAEFARRRSAEMTDIGERFEAEIGRASGLAAEGLAAVCAALRDGDVDTLIVGELGDATVVTGKARTTVATDADTLSELGEPVERVARADEALPLAAIAVGAVLVRADNRIAPADGVGALLRYVVTDRLVSRR; the protein is encoded by the coding sequence ATGCGATCAGAACGCCTGCGGTGGCTGGTGGACGCGGGGGCTCCGTTCGCCTCGGTGTATTTCGACGACTCGCACGACACGTTTGATGCCGCCGAAAGACTCGAGGCTACGTGGGGCGACATCCGGAAACATCTCAGGGACCACGGCGCGAGCGCGGAACTCGTCGGCAGACTCGAAGATGCCGTGCTGCATTTTCGGCCCGCAGTGGGTCGACGCGGCCGTGCGCTCATCGTGACCAGCCAGCAAGTGCTGGTCAACGAGCATCTGATCGCCCCACCACCGGCTACGGTGATTCGTTTGTCGGATTATCCGTACGTGGTGCCGTTGATCGACCTGGAGATGCGCCGACCGACGTATGTGTTTGCCGCGGTTGATCACACCGGCGCCGACGTCAAGCTCTATCAAGGCGACACCATCAGTTCGACCAGCATCGACGGCGGTGGCTTCCCGGTGCATAAACCGGTCACCGCGGGCTGGCACGGCTACGGCGACCTGCAACGCACCACCGAGGAGGCCATCCGGATGAACTGCCGCGCGATCGCCAACCACCTCACCCGACTCGTGGACGAAGCGGATCCCGAGGTGGTGTTCGTGTGTGGCGAGGTGCGGTCGCGTACCGACGTGGTTTCCGCGCTGCCGCAGCGCGTGGCGGACCGGGTGCTGCAATTGCATGCCGGGGCGCGCACCAGCGGCATCGACGAGGACGAGATCCGCGACCTGACGTCCGCGGAGTTCGCTCGGCGGCGGTCCGCCGAGATGACCGACATCGGGGAGCGATTCGAAGCCGAAATCGGGCGCGCATCGGGGCTGGCCGCCGAAGGGTTGGCCGCGGTGTGTGCGGCGCTGCGGGACGGCGACGTCGACACCCTGATCGTCGGGGAGCTGGGCGACGCCACGGTGGTCACCGGCAAGGCGCGAACGACGGTCGCGACCGACGCCGACACGCTGTCCGAACTGGGGGAACCGGTGGAACGGGTGGCCAGGGCCGATGAGGCGTTGCCGTTGGCCGCCATCGCGGTGGGCGCCGTGTTGGTCCGCGCCGACAACCGGATCGCCCCCGCAGACGGCGTGGGCGCGTTGCTGCGCTACGTCGTCACCGACCGGCTGGTCAGCCGGCGTTAG
- a CDS encoding WS/DGAT/MGAT family O-acyltransferase, protein MEQLTTVEASFLEAEDADRHLSLAIGALAVIDGPSPGRDELITALSERLRTVPRLTQVVHQHPFEISAPEWVDDATFDITHHVRWTALPEPGDDAALFRAIADLMERRLDRDHPLWECWVIEGLPDRRWAALIKIHHCIADGIAAMRMLANLSDAGAGATFASDIRAAKEPPLAIASPAGLSINPLTWVGGAWRASLATARLAAHTARGAAEFVTGLLTPAAESSLHGSVTKMRRYSAARVSLKDVDAVCEAFGVTLNDVALAAITDSYRAVLLHRGEKPRRNSLRTLVPVSVRSPDAMNRTDIRVSAMLPYLPVEQDDPVKRLRLVHTRLERLKGSGEQQAASTFVSLTNFVPFVVSAWTVRLLTRLPQRSVVTLATNVPGPRQRLQILGRPIEELLPIPPIAMHLRTVVGMLSYVDTLVFGITADYDATPDVDELARGIELGVARLLARALARKQKYTKPTVVGRVGAGAGTG, encoded by the coding sequence ATGGAACAGCTAACAACCGTGGAGGCTAGTTTTCTGGAGGCCGAGGACGCCGACAGGCACCTGAGTTTGGCCATCGGTGCGCTGGCGGTCATCGATGGACCAAGCCCCGGGCGCGATGAGCTCATCACCGCCCTCTCGGAACGGCTGCGAACCGTGCCCCGGTTGACGCAGGTGGTCCACCAGCACCCGTTCGAAATCTCAGCGCCGGAATGGGTGGACGACGCCACCTTCGACATCACCCACCACGTGCGGTGGACGGCGCTGCCGGAGCCCGGCGATGACGCCGCGCTGTTCCGCGCGATCGCCGATCTCATGGAACGCAGGCTGGATCGTGATCACCCGTTGTGGGAATGCTGGGTCATCGAAGGGCTACCGGACCGGCGGTGGGCGGCGCTGATAAAGATCCACCACTGCATCGCCGACGGGATTGCGGCCATGCGCATGTTGGCGAATCTCTCCGACGCGGGTGCGGGTGCGACGTTCGCCAGCGACATCCGCGCCGCCAAGGAGCCGCCATTGGCGATCGCTAGCCCGGCCGGGCTCAGCATCAATCCGCTGACCTGGGTCGGCGGCGCGTGGCGCGCTTCGCTGGCCACCGCCCGACTGGCCGCTCACACCGCGCGGGGTGCGGCCGAATTCGTCACCGGCTTGCTCACCCCGGCGGCGGAGTCCTCCCTGCACGGCTCGGTGACCAAGATGCGCCGGTACAGCGCCGCGCGGGTGTCCCTCAAAGACGTCGACGCGGTATGCGAGGCCTTCGGCGTGACGCTCAACGACGTCGCCCTCGCCGCGATCACCGATAGCTATCGCGCGGTCCTGCTGCATCGCGGCGAGAAGCCCCGACGCAACTCGTTGCGCACGTTGGTCCCGGTATCGGTGCGCTCACCGGATGCCATGAACCGCACCGATATTCGCGTGTCGGCGATGCTTCCCTACCTGCCGGTCGAGCAGGACGATCCGGTGAAGCGGTTGCGGCTGGTGCACACCCGCTTGGAGAGGCTGAAAGGCAGCGGCGAGCAACAAGCGGCGAGTACCTTTGTCTCGCTGACCAATTTCGTGCCGTTCGTGGTGAGCGCGTGGACGGTTCGACTGCTGACGCGGCTGCCGCAGCGCAGCGTGGTCACGCTGGCGACCAATGTGCCAGGGCCCCGTCAACGGTTGCAAATCTTGGGTCGTCCCATCGAGGAGCTGCTGCCAATACCGCCCATCGCGATGCACCTACGCACCGTCGTCGGCATGCTCAGCTATGTGGACACGCTGGTGTTCGGCATCACCGCCGACTACGACGCCACGCCCGATGTCGACGAGCTCGCGCGCGGCATCGAACTCGGGGTCGCGCGCCTACTGGCCCGCGCTCTGGCACGAAAGCAGAAGTACACGAAGCCAACGGTCGTCGGCCGGGTTGGTGCCGGTGCTGGAACTGGCTGA